A section of the Malania oleifera isolate guangnan ecotype guangnan chromosome 2, ASM2987363v1, whole genome shotgun sequence genome encodes:
- the LOC131148178 gene encoding G-type lectin S-receptor-like serine/threonine-protein kinase At2g19130, which translates to MGDESISCFMLYVLLLCTSLKTHFSLGANDIYLGNSLSGDQTIVSTGGEFELGFFNPGNSSNFYIGIWYKKISLQTVVWVANRDKPLFDKYSSELRILDGNLVLLNGSKNQVWSTNLDSNTSNSTEAVLLDNGNFVLRDGPNSSTTIWQSFHFPTDTWLPGSKLGLDKRNNRTQLLTSWKNSNDPGTGIFTLEHDPDASDQYIIVRNMTKQYWTSGEWNGHFFSLIPEMRSNFIYNSIQFNYSYVTNENESYFTYSYPNTSIKSRTVMDLSGQAKQLSWLETTQQWYLFWSQPRQQCAVYALCGPFGICDENIDKLCGCLPGFVPSSQKNWNLSDWSEGCKRNANLQCGNNASNSRKDQFLPRPNVRLPVNPQELQAKSFEECELACLSNCSCTAYAYHNGGCSIWMEDLFNLQQFPKDDNNGKTLFVRVAPSEFPAHSGSKEEVASIVVGSAAVVLALFSLVLVLCLWRRRSVRSTKDVEGSLLVFRYTDLLAATKNFSEKLGGGGYGSVFKGIMPDFTVVAVKKLESINQGEKQFRTEVSTIGTIQHINLIRLRGFCSEGTKKLLVYDYMPNGSLDSHLFHKKDSSKALGWNIRFQIAVGTARGLLYLHEKCRNCILHCDIKPENILLDAGFYPKVADFGLAKLVGREFSRVLTTIRGTRGYLAPEWFSGVAITAKADVYSYGMMLFELISGRRNTQPLENGNHKFFPLLAATKIAEGNDILSLLDHKLDGKVYAEELERVLKVACWCIQDDETHRPSMSQVVQILEGILDVEQPKIPRSLQMLVENSEHIDFFAESSSSQGVQESCDASAASSYAKYVTGIEF; encoded by the coding sequence ATGGGTGACGAAAGTATATCCTGCTTCATGCTTTATGTTCTCCTGCTCTGCACATCTCTGAAGACCCATTTCTCTTTGGGAGCCAATGACATTTATCTTGGCAACTCATTGTCTGGCGACCAGACCATAGTCTCAACTGGTGGAGAATTTGAGCTGGGCTTCTTCAATCCAGGTAATTCTTCAAACTTCTATATAGGCATCTGGTACAAGAAAATTTCTTTACAGACTGTAGTATGGGTGGCAAACAGAGACAAGCCTCTCTTTGATAAATACTCCTCGGAGCTGAGGATCTTGGATGGTAATTTAGTTCTTTTAAATGGGTCTAAAAACCAAGTATGGTCTACAAATTTAGATTCCAATACTTCAAATTCTACTGAAGCGGTTCTTTTGGATAACGGAAATTTTGTTCTGAGAGATGGGCCAAATTCGTCTACAACAATATGGCAAAGCTTCCATTTCCCGACAGATACATGGCTTCCAGGTTCGAAGCTTGGACTGGATAAGCGCAACAATAGGACACAGCTCCTTACTTCGTGGAAAAATTCGAATGATCCTGGTACTGGAATCTTCACTCTTGAACATGACCCGGATGCGTCAGATCAGTATATAATAGTGCGGAATATGACCAAGCAGTATTGGACCAGTGGGGAGTGGAATGGGCATTTTTTCAGTTTGATTCCTGAAATGAGATCGAATTTTATATACAATTCAATACAATTTAACTACAGCTACGTAACGAATGAAAATGAGAGCTATTTTACATATTCATACCCTAATACTTCCATTAAATCAAGAACTGTTATGGATTTATCTGGGCAGGCCAAGCAATTGTCCTGGTTGGAGACCACGCAGCAGTGGTATCTGTTTTGGTCCCAGCCTCGACAGCAATGTGCAGTGTATGCTCTTTGCGGGCCATTTGGTATTTGTGATGAGAACATTGATAAATTATGTGGCTGCCTGCCGGGCTTTGTCCCAAGCTCCCAGAAGAATTGGAATTTGAGTGATTGGTCCGAAGGTTGTAAAAGAAATGCCAATTTGCAGTGCGGTAATAATGCCTCTAATAGCCGAAAAGACCAGTTTTTGCCTAGGCCTAATGTGAGGTTGCCCGTGAATCCACAGGAATTGCAGGCAAAAAGTTTCGAAGAATGTGAATTGGCATGCCTGAGCAACTGCTCTTGCACTGCCTACGCCTATCACAATGGTGGGTGCTCCATCTGGATGGAAGACTTGTTTAATCTGCAGCAATTTCCAAAAGATGACAATAATGGAAAAACTCTCTTTGTTAGAGTTGCCCCATCTGAATTCCCTGCTCACAGTGGAAGTAAGGAAGAAGTTGCCAGTATAGTTGTGGGTTCGGCTGCAGTTGTATTGGCTCTCTTCAGTCTTGTTTTGGTCTTGTGCCTTTGGAGGAGGAGATCGGTCAGATCAACAAAAGACGTAGAGGGGTCATTGCTGGTATTTCGGTACACGGACCTGCTAGCTGCGACAAAAAATTTCTCGGAAAAATTGGGGGGAGGAGGTTACGGCTCTGTTTTCAAAGGGATAATGCCTGATTTTACTGTTGTAGCTGTGAAGAAGCTTGAAAGCATCAACCAAGGAGAGAAGCAATTCCGAACAGAAGTCAGCACAATTGGGACCATCCAACATATTAATCTAATTCGGCTTCGGGGATTTTGCTCTGAAGGCACTAAGAAGTTGTTGGTCTATGACTACATGCCAAATGGGTCACTAGATTCTCATCTCTTTCATAAGAAAGATTCATCCAAAGCGTTGGGCTGGAACATAAGGTTCCAGATTGCAGTGGGGACAGCAAGAGGACTGCTTTATCTGCACGAGAAGTGCAGGAACTGCATATTACACTGCGACATAAAGCCTGAAAACATTCTTTTAGATGCTGGGTTCTATCCTAAAGTGGCAGATTTTGGCCTTGCAAAGCTTGTTGGTCGGGAGTTCAGCCGTGTCTTGACGACTATTAGAGGCACGAGAGGCTATCTTGCGCCAGAATGGTTTTCAGGTGTGGCAATTACAGCCAAGGCCGATGTTTACAGTTATGGAATGATGCTTTTCGAACTGATATCTGGAAGACGAAACACTCAGCCACTCGAAAATGGAAATCACAAGTTCTTCCCCCTTTTGGCTGCAACCAAAATAGCTGAAGGCAACGACATCCTTAGCCTACTAGACCATAAGTTGGATGGAAAAGTATATGCAGAAGAGCTAGAAAGAGTTCTTAAAGTCGCTTGCTGGTGCATCCAAGATGATGAAACTCATAGGCCATCGATGAGTCAGGTGGTTCAAATTCTTGAAGGGATTTTGGATGTTGAGCAACCAAAGATCCCAAGATCTCTCCAAATGCTTGTCGAGAACTCAGAGCACATAGATTTCTTTGCCGAGTCATCTTCAAGCCAAGGTGTGCAAGAAAGTTGCGATGCCTCAGCTGCTTCCTCTTACGCCAAGTACGTCACTGGCATTGAGTTTTGA